In Natrinema sp. HArc-T2, the genomic window CGCCGATAACAGGCTCGAGATCCAGTGGTCGTTCTCATCAGCGAACTGATCATCGGTGGTACGGTCGTCGTCCGATTCGTCGCGGTCGTCTGTCGGGGGCTGGTCGCTCATTATCGTTTCACCTCCACGCGGCCGCTCGAGAGCCGCTCGTGGACATCACGGGCGATCTCGAGTTCAGCCTCGAGTTCCTCCTTGCGGCGCTGGTATTCCGCCTCGGAGCGCTCGCCGAGTTCGTACAGCAACTGGTTTTCCTTGAGGTCGTCCTCGAGCGCCTCGACGTCGTAGAGTTCGTCGAGCGCGATGGTGTGGAGCGCGTTGATGACACCGACGAACGGTCGGAACAGAAGGTCGTCGAGGACGAACATCGGTTACTGGGCTCCGATTTTCACATCGACGAAGCTGTACGGCGCGAACGGACCCGTATATCGGACCATGAGGTCGTCGCGGTCGTCCTCGAAACCGGCGACCGCGTCGTCGAACGCCTCGCGCTCGTCACGATCGACGAGATACGAGCGATTGAGGACGAGCCGATCGCTGAACAGGTCGTTTTCGACCGACTGTGCGGCGACCGGCTCGAGGCGATCCGCGACATCCTCCTCGATCGCTTCGCGATCGATGTCAGCGTCGTCCTCGCGGACGAGTTTGAGGCCGAGTTCGAACCGACCCTCGATATCGCTCATCGCGCGTCGAAACGCCGGTCGCGCCCCGCGCAGGACGTTTTTCAGTTCCCGATCGCCCTCGAATGCCATGCCGAACTGCATGGGAACGACCGTCGTCCCGCCGTCGGAATCCATGATCTCCCGGAGAACGTCGTCATGGCGCTGTGCATCCTCGTCAGTTTCCTCGGGATCGGTCGTGTCGATATCGGAGACGACGGCACCGAGTCGCCGGTGGGAGATCGTGTAGACGCGCTCAGCACCGGCAACGGCCTCGGTCTCGAACTCGACCGTGTCGCCGTCGACGATTCCATAGACGTACCGGTTCGTCATTGGTGGCTCACCCGTTGAACGGACACGACGGACTCTCCGTCCAGTCTCGTGTCTGGTCGCCCGCGTCGAGCGTCACGGGGAGAGACAGACGATCGGGACACGCCGACTCCGTCGGTGGTAGGATAACTAACTGGCATAGGCGTGATAGCTGTGTGCCGTGCGGACACCGCAACGAGCACTCGAGTATCGTCATGAACGATTCGTTGTTCCGGTGGGTTACGGTAGTGCTTGCAGTTGCATCCCCCACCGTCTCGAGACTGGTCCACACGAAGGTGGCACTCTCCGGGAAATAGATGGGTTCGGGCCAGCGTGCTTGCAGCCGCAGTCCGAGTCGTGTTACGGAGGGCCGGTCAACATCAGGGAGTATGGCACAACCACAACGAAGACCCGACTCCTCGAGTCTCGCGGAGGTACTCGACCGCGTCCTCGACAAGGGCGTCGTCATCGACGTCTGGGCCCGTATCTCGGTCGTCGGGATCGAGTTGCTGACGATCGAAGCCCGTGTCGTCGTCGCCTCCGTCGACACCTTCCTGCACTACGCGGAGGAGATCGCGAAAATTGAGCAGGCCACGGCGGAGGGCGAACTCGAGGAGCTCGAAGAACTCGAGGTCGAGCCCCGTCCCGAATCGTCGCCGCAGTCCGCAACGGAGTAATCACTCGTGGGCGACGCCTCGCGCAAGCGCACGGTCCGCGGCCGGAAGATCAGGGCCAGTCGCGAACAGAAGGCAGGCCGCAAAGCGAAAAAGGAACTCGCGCGCAAGGCATCGAACGCCGGCGAACGAAACGGTGACAGCCCCCTCGCCGATCCCGAGGAGGTCCGACCCGCGACGTTCGTCGAGACGGACGCCGTGAAAGCCCTGCAAGAGCGCATCACGGGCTGGCTCGAGGCAGAGCAGCCAGTCCATCTGCTCGGGCCAACTGGCTGTGGGAAGACGGCGCTCGCGCTGTCGGTCGCCGCCGAACGCGACCGCCCGGTCGTCTGGATCAACGGCGACGATGCAGTCGACACCGCAGCGCTCGTCGGCGACCACGCCGGGGG contains:
- a CDS encoding GvpL/GvpF family gas vesicle protein, which encodes MTNRYVYGIVDGDTVEFETEAVAGAERVYTISHRRLGAVVSDIDTTDPEETDEDAQRHDDVLREIMDSDGGTTVVPMQFGMAFEGDRELKNVLRGARPAFRRAMSDIEGRFELGLKLVREDDADIDREAIEEDVADRLEPVAAQSVENDLFSDRLVLNRSYLVDRDEREAFDDAVAGFEDDRDDLMVRYTGPFAPYSFVDVKIGAQ
- the gvpF gene encoding gas vesicle protein GvpF, producing MFVLDDLLFRPFVGVINALHTIALDELYDVEALEDDLKENQLLYELGERSEAEYQRRKEELEAELEIARDVHERLSSGRVEVKR
- the gvpA gene encoding gas vesicle protein GvpA; the encoded protein is MAQPQRRPDSSSLAEVLDRVLDKGVVIDVWARISVVGIELLTIEARVVVASVDTFLHYAEEIAKIEQATAEGELEELEELEVEPRPESSPQSATE